The Streptomyces sp. NBC_00440 genome contains a region encoding:
- a CDS encoding winged helix-turn-helix domain-containing protein, giving the protein MADTRSFSAATAATAATTAAAATATPLPSHRHRLRSVDRDEVVPVADFLPPGATWLPAPQHTLPSVPGQPPMVGYLVLVPADHQPGPVPAPTASDGAVRIDSAQRTASVDGRTLDLTYLEFELLAHLVAHPHRVHSRDQLVTTVWGYGHVGDGRTVDVHVARLRRKLGSEHRHTIRTVRRVGYKYAP; this is encoded by the coding sequence ATGGCTGACACCCGTTCCTTCTCCGCAGCGACCGCCGCGACGGCTGCGACCACTGCGGCTGCCGCGACCGCCACACCTCTCCCGTCCCACCGGCACCGGCTGCGGTCCGTCGACCGTGACGAGGTGGTCCCGGTCGCGGACTTCCTGCCGCCCGGCGCCACCTGGCTGCCCGCACCCCAGCACACCTTGCCCTCCGTGCCCGGGCAGCCGCCGATGGTCGGCTATCTGGTGCTGGTGCCCGCCGATCACCAGCCGGGCCCGGTACCGGCCCCGACCGCGTCCGACGGGGCGGTGCGGATCGACAGTGCGCAGCGCACCGCTTCGGTGGACGGGCGGACGCTGGATCTGACGTATCTGGAGTTCGAGCTGCTCGCGCATCTCGTCGCGCACCCCCACCGGGTGCACAGCCGCGACCAGTTGGTGACCACCGTGTGGGGTTACGGGCATGTGGGCGACGGCCGGACCGTCGATGTCCATGTGGCCCGGCTGCGCCGCAAGCTGGGCTCCGAGCACCGGCACACGATCCGTACGGTGCGCCGCGTGGGGTACAAGTACGCGCCCTGA
- a CDS encoding MMPL family transporter — MRLNLAARIGVWSAHHRRTAIIGWLVFVVLAMGIGGASGMVNMSDSENGAGDSARATRILEDAGLSRPAGEMVMVSGRSAGDWKPAARAVTTAVGKTGAVRNIAAPVPSKDGRDALITFDMKGDADTAADRVGPVLDAVSGVRAGRPDVRIYQFGDASAGKWLGDLLSKDLRSAEFTAVPLALGILLVAFGAVVAALLPVGLALTACMAAFGLLSLASHQLHLFQTTYSVMFLMGFAVGVDYCLFYLRRERDERAAGRDAETALRIAAATSGRAVLVSGVTVMVAMAGMFLSGLMLFKGFALATILVVLIAMLGSVTVLPALLSWLGDRIDAGRVPLLNRRGRRGVRQSGATAGRLLKPVLARPAVFAAGAVVVLLALAAPALGMKTEELGLEKQFGSSSELSVSYRHIADTFPGGPAPATVVVKADDIGAPGVRTALAGFDRVTVHSRQNVAEIEVPLPTGRAGLTELRDERLPAAFDGTGAHAYVTGELANSVDFNHQLKHGIVPVFAFITAVTFLLMLFCFRSYVIALTSVLLNLLSVAAAYGVMVAVFQHGWGASLIGSEKAGAIESWMPLFVLVVLFGLSMDYHVFVVSRIREARERGLSTRDAVDEGIRRTAGAVTGAAVIMVAVFSVFGSLSMQDMQQMGVGLAVAVLLDATVVRMVLLPAVMTLLGERNWRTPKGASRLPGRDHRDAPPKVPAGI, encoded by the coding sequence ATGAGGCTCAACCTCGCGGCCCGTATCGGTGTGTGGAGCGCGCACCACCGCAGAACAGCCATCATCGGCTGGCTGGTGTTCGTGGTGCTCGCCATGGGCATCGGCGGGGCCTCCGGCATGGTCAACATGTCCGACTCCGAGAACGGCGCGGGCGACTCGGCGCGGGCCACCCGCATCCTGGAGGACGCCGGTCTCAGCCGGCCCGCCGGCGAGATGGTCATGGTGTCGGGCAGGAGCGCCGGCGACTGGAAGCCCGCGGCCCGCGCGGTCACCACGGCCGTCGGGAAGACCGGAGCGGTACGGAACATCGCGGCGCCCGTCCCCTCCAAGGACGGCAGGGACGCGCTGATCACCTTCGACATGAAGGGCGACGCGGACACCGCGGCCGACCGGGTGGGGCCGGTGCTCGACGCGGTGTCCGGGGTGCGTGCCGGCCGGCCGGACGTACGGATCTACCAGTTCGGCGACGCCAGCGCGGGCAAGTGGCTCGGCGACCTGCTCTCCAAGGACCTCCGCTCGGCCGAATTCACCGCCGTACCACTGGCGTTGGGCATCCTCCTGGTGGCCTTCGGGGCCGTGGTGGCCGCGCTGCTGCCCGTCGGACTCGCGCTGACGGCGTGCATGGCGGCGTTCGGGCTGCTGTCACTCGCCAGCCACCAGCTGCACCTCTTCCAGACCACGTACTCGGTGATGTTCCTGATGGGCTTCGCCGTCGGCGTCGACTACTGCCTCTTCTACCTGCGGCGCGAGCGGGACGAACGGGCCGCGGGGCGCGACGCCGAGACCGCGCTGCGTATCGCGGCGGCCACCAGCGGCCGGGCCGTGCTCGTCTCCGGGGTCACCGTGATGGTGGCGATGGCCGGGATGTTCCTGTCCGGCCTGATGCTGTTCAAGGGCTTCGCGCTCGCCACCATCCTCGTGGTCCTCATCGCGATGCTCGGCTCGGTGACGGTGCTGCCCGCGCTGCTCTCCTGGCTGGGCGACCGGATCGACGCCGGCCGGGTCCCGCTGCTGAACCGGCGCGGCAGGCGCGGCGTGCGGCAGAGCGGCGCGACAGCCGGACGGCTGCTGAAGCCGGTGCTGGCCCGTCCCGCGGTCTTCGCGGCCGGAGCGGTGGTGGTGCTGCTGGCCCTGGCGGCGCCCGCGCTGGGTATGAAGACGGAGGAGCTCGGCCTGGAGAAGCAGTTCGGCTCGTCGTCCGAGCTGTCGGTCTCCTACCGCCATATCGCGGACACCTTCCCCGGCGGTCCCGCCCCGGCCACGGTGGTGGTCAAGGCCGACGACATCGGAGCGCCGGGCGTACGCACGGCACTCGCCGGCTTCGACCGGGTCACCGTGCACAGCCGGCAGAACGTCGCGGAGATCGAGGTGCCCCTGCCCACCGGCCGGGCCGGGCTGACCGAACTGCGGGACGAGCGGCTGCCCGCCGCCTTCGACGGCACCGGCGCCCATGCCTACGTCACCGGGGAACTGGCGAACTCGGTCGACTTCAACCATCAGCTGAAGCACGGCATCGTTCCGGTCTTCGCCTTCATCACGGCGGTGACCTTCCTGCTGATGCTCTTCTGCTTCCGCTCGTACGTCATCGCGCTGACGTCGGTCCTCCTCAACCTGCTCTCGGTGGCCGCCGCCTACGGGGTGATGGTCGCCGTCTTCCAGCACGGCTGGGGGGCGTCGCTGATCGGCTCGGAGAAGGCCGGTGCGATCGAGTCCTGGATGCCGCTCTTCGTCCTGGTCGTCCTCTTCGGTCTGTCGATGGACTACCACGTGTTCGTCGTGTCCCGGATCCGGGAGGCGCGCGAACGGGGGCTGAGCACCAGGGACGCGGTCGACGAGGGCATCCGGCGGACCGCGGGCGCGGTGACCGGCGCAGCAGTGATCATGGTCGCGGTGTTCTCGGTCTTCGGCTCGCTCTCGATGCAGGACATGCAGCAGATGGGCGTCGGACTCGCGGTGGCGGTCCTGCTGGACGCGACCGTGGTGCGGATGGTGCTGCTGCCCGCGGTGATGACGCTGCTGGGCGAGCGCAACTGGCGTACACCGAAGGGGGCTTCCCGGCTGCCCGGCCGCGATCACCGCGACGCGCCGCCGAAGGTACCGGCAGGCATCTGA
- a CDS encoding sensor histidine kinase: protein MRATKARDAGVAAVRGLALAGMSLIGSITLFTLAVTSIALIPVGVGVFTTPALLDLIRSHADQRRLLAAKWTGTRIPVVRRPLPLQPRPGTAGQVERCTVLVKDPATWRDMRWLLVDMTAGAVTALLPLSLFSEGVFGILLLLGLWKPIVRAGGGYWYEFVRVDSWTTAALAALVGVCWIAAGLRFGPALIRAHFAITRSVLAPTREAELGERIDRLTETRHDAVDSSAAELRRIERDLHDGAQARLVAMGMNLSTVEALIEKDPAQAKKMLSMARESSAEALTELRDLVRGIHPPVLAERGLGDAVRALALRLPVPTEVEVDMAGRAEAPVESAAYFAVSEVLTNAVKHAGADRIWVDIHHTRGMLRMSVTDDGRGGASPGKGSGLSGIERRLGTFDGVLAVNSPVGGPTMVTMEIPCALSSPKTSSC from the coding sequence ATGAGGGCGACGAAGGCACGCGACGCGGGGGTGGCGGCCGTACGGGGCCTGGCGCTGGCCGGGATGTCACTCATCGGCTCGATCACGCTCTTCACTCTGGCGGTCACCTCGATCGCGCTGATCCCGGTCGGTGTCGGTGTCTTCACCACGCCGGCGCTGCTGGACCTGATCCGCTCGCACGCCGACCAGCGCCGGCTGCTGGCGGCCAAGTGGACGGGCACCCGCATTCCGGTGGTGCGCCGGCCGCTCCCGCTCCAGCCGCGGCCGGGCACAGCCGGTCAGGTGGAGCGCTGCACGGTGCTGGTGAAGGATCCCGCGACGTGGCGCGACATGCGCTGGCTGCTCGTCGACATGACGGCGGGCGCGGTCACCGCGCTGCTGCCGCTGTCGCTGTTCAGCGAGGGGGTCTTCGGCATCCTGCTGCTGCTCGGTCTGTGGAAGCCGATCGTCCGTGCGGGCGGCGGGTACTGGTACGAGTTCGTCCGGGTCGACAGCTGGACCACCGCGGCGCTCGCGGCCCTGGTCGGTGTCTGCTGGATCGCGGCCGGACTGCGTTTCGGGCCCGCTCTGATCCGCGCCCACTTCGCCATCACCCGCTCGGTGCTGGCCCCGACCAGGGAGGCCGAGCTGGGCGAGCGCATCGACCGGCTCACCGAGACCCGGCACGACGCCGTGGACAGCTCGGCCGCCGAACTGCGCCGGATCGAGCGGGATCTGCACGACGGTGCGCAGGCCAGGCTGGTGGCGATGGGCATGAACCTCTCCACCGTCGAGGCGCTCATCGAGAAGGACCCGGCGCAGGCGAAGAAGATGCTGTCGATGGCCCGCGAGTCGTCGGCGGAGGCGCTCACGGAGCTGCGGGACCTGGTGCGCGGCATCCACCCGCCGGTGCTGGCGGAGCGCGGACTCGGTGACGCGGTCAGGGCCCTGGCGCTGCGGCTGCCCGTACCGACCGAGGTCGAGGTGGACATGGCGGGCCGTGCGGAGGCCCCGGTCGAGTCGGCGGCGTACTTCGCGGTCAGCGAGGTCCTGACGAACGCCGTCAAGCACGCGGGGGCGGACCGGATCTGGGTCGACATCCACCACACCCGGGGGATGCTGCGGATGTCGGTCACCGATGACGGCCGCGGGGGCGCGTCGCCGGGAAAGGGTTCGGGACTGAGCGGAATCGAACGCCGACTGGGTACATTCGACGGCGTACTGGCCGTCAACAGCCCGGTGGGCGGCCCGACCATGGTGACGATGGAGATTCCGTGCGCGTTGTCCTCGCCGAAGACCTCTTCCTGCTGA
- a CDS encoding response regulator transcription factor — translation MRVVLAEDLFLLRDGLVRMLEAYDFEIAAAVETGPELTKAFAELEPDVAVVDVRLPPSHTDEGLQCALAARRARPGLPVLVLSQHVEQLYARELLADGTGGVGYLLKDRVFDADQFIDAVRRVAAGGTAMDPQVIQQLLSRRAQDKPVGSLTPRELEVMELMAQGRSNAAIAGQLVVTERAVAKHTSNIFGKLSLPVSDDDNRRVLAVLAYLDRG, via the coding sequence GTGCGCGTTGTCCTCGCCGAAGACCTCTTCCTGCTGAGAGACGGCCTGGTCCGGATGTTGGAGGCGTACGACTTCGAGATCGCGGCTGCGGTCGAGACCGGACCCGAACTGACAAAGGCCTTCGCCGAGTTGGAGCCGGACGTCGCTGTGGTCGACGTCCGGCTGCCGCCGTCCCACACGGACGAGGGCCTCCAGTGCGCGCTGGCCGCCCGCCGGGCCAGGCCCGGGCTGCCGGTCCTGGTCCTGTCGCAGCATGTGGAGCAGTTGTACGCGCGCGAGCTGCTGGCGGACGGTACGGGAGGCGTGGGATATCTGCTCAAGGACCGGGTGTTCGACGCCGACCAGTTCATCGACGCGGTGCGCCGGGTGGCGGCGGGCGGTACCGCGATGGACCCGCAGGTGATCCAGCAACTGCTGTCCCGGCGGGCCCAGGACAAGCCGGTGGGCAGCCTCACCCCGCGCGAGCTGGAGGTCATGGAGCTGATGGCGCAGGGGCGTTCCAACGCGGCGATCGCGGGCCAGCTCGTGGTGACGGAGCGGGCGGTGGCGAAGCACACGTCGAACATCTTCGGCAAACTGAGCCTGCCGGTGTCGGACGACGACAACCGGCGGGTCCTCGCGGTGCTCGCCTATCTCGACCGGGGGTAG
- a CDS encoding alpha-N-acetylglucosaminidase: MHELSRRTLLSTAGAIGAGAAIGAQATPAAAAGAPAAIPPRRSPAAPEPLNTGPARAALKRLLPRHADQFTLTLLTGAERFRVTGSTGRIEVAATGPATALTGVHWYLKYVCRAHISWNTSQLDLPARLPAPGAAVQQSATVPHRFALNDTHDGYTAPYADWPHWERTIDVLALHGCNEVLITPGQEAVYHRLLQDFGYSDTEARAWLPAPSHQPWWLLQNMSGYGGPLSTALIDRRAALGRQIADRLRELGMHPVFPGYFGTVPDEFPERNPGADVVPQGTWNGLRRPDWLDPRSEVFDRVAAAFYRHQSELLGEAQHFKMDLLHEGGTPGDVPVADAARAVETSLHTAHPDATWVILGWGANPRAELLRAVDTDRILIVDGLSDIDTVTDREKDWGGAPYAFGSIPDFGGRTTIGADTDRWTEKFTAWRDKAGSALAGTAYMPEAAERDPAAFELFSELAWRTEKIDRTAWFTRYAGVRYGGDDRAARTAFAALATTAYQLTTTDGRPVDSLFARRPSLTASVKSAFDTAGFDTAFAALLDVGAPLRGSDAYRYDLVDLARQALADRGRILLPQLHDAYTGKDAATLRTLSALWLKLMRLADTLAGCHQAFLLGPWLEEAKRFATSPAEAVQLEWTARTLITTWGDRTAADHLSNYANRDWHGLLSDVHLPQWQAFLDELAAALAEGRDAKTFDWFPDEQSWTHGTQSYPVKATGDAYRTAQRVYDTLATAPYQGAATVSAQPVAFTPGSTGTVTAGFRNLNGLRATGQVDFTLTGLNGTPKGGTSLKSVGPGASGSVSWLVTAPSEPLTTPLRPMPYTLLTRFGPQGGKQVDVRERSAVYVAAPLAAGWRTYTGNDAVFGQLDGRLAINGGGQDLWKGTTQFGTAFQAGAMTDGTSVTVRVDSQDDTGSWARCGIVVRNSLATPGSAGFLNLAVTPGQGVVLSYDTDGDGALDTYKRVTGIKAPVVLRLTRAGTAYTGSFSTDGGSSWRAVATVAVPSAADSQDTGIFMSATNGGNGMRGTVDFSGWSLS, encoded by the coding sequence ATGCACGAGCTGTCCAGACGTACGCTGCTGAGCACCGCGGGCGCGATCGGCGCCGGCGCCGCGATCGGCGCACAGGCGACCCCCGCCGCAGCGGCCGGCGCACCGGCCGCCATCCCCCCGAGACGCTCCCCCGCGGCACCGGAGCCCCTCAACACCGGCCCGGCCCGCGCCGCCCTGAAGCGTCTGCTGCCGCGCCACGCAGACCAGTTCACGCTCACGCTTCTCACCGGCGCGGAACGCTTCCGGGTCACCGGCTCCACGGGCCGGATCGAGGTCGCCGCCACCGGCCCCGCCACGGCACTGACCGGCGTCCACTGGTACCTCAAGTACGTGTGCCGGGCGCACATCTCGTGGAACACCTCGCAGCTCGACCTCCCCGCACGGCTGCCCGCACCCGGCGCGGCCGTCCAGCAGTCGGCGACCGTCCCGCACCGCTTCGCGCTCAACGACACCCACGACGGCTACACCGCCCCCTACGCGGACTGGCCGCACTGGGAGCGGACGATCGACGTCCTGGCCCTGCACGGCTGCAACGAGGTCCTCATCACGCCCGGTCAGGAAGCCGTCTACCACCGGCTGCTCCAGGACTTCGGGTACTCCGACACCGAGGCCCGCGCCTGGCTGCCCGCCCCTTCCCACCAGCCCTGGTGGCTCCTCCAGAACATGAGCGGATACGGCGGCCCGCTCTCCACCGCGCTGATCGACCGGCGCGCCGCCCTGGGCCGGCAGATCGCCGACCGGCTGCGCGAACTGGGGATGCACCCGGTGTTCCCCGGCTACTTCGGGACCGTGCCTGACGAGTTCCCCGAGCGCAACCCCGGCGCCGACGTCGTACCGCAGGGCACCTGGAACGGGCTGCGGCGCCCCGACTGGCTCGACCCGAGGAGCGAGGTCTTCGACCGGGTGGCCGCGGCCTTCTACCGGCACCAGTCCGAACTCCTCGGCGAGGCACAGCACTTCAAGATGGACCTGCTCCACGAGGGCGGCACCCCCGGTGATGTCCCCGTCGCCGACGCCGCCCGGGCCGTCGAGACCTCCTTGCACACCGCCCACCCCGACGCCACCTGGGTCATCCTCGGCTGGGGCGCCAACCCGCGCGCCGAACTGCTCCGGGCCGTGGACACCGACCGGATCCTGATCGTCGACGGGCTCTCCGACATCGACACCGTCACCGATCGGGAGAAGGACTGGGGCGGCGCCCCGTACGCCTTCGGCTCCATCCCCGACTTCGGCGGCCGTACGACGATCGGGGCCGACACCGACCGCTGGACGGAGAAGTTCACGGCGTGGCGCGACAAGGCGGGCAGCGCGCTGGCCGGCACCGCGTACATGCCGGAGGCAGCCGAGCGCGACCCGGCCGCCTTCGAGCTCTTCAGCGAACTGGCCTGGCGCACCGAGAAGATCGACCGGACCGCGTGGTTCACCCGGTACGCCGGCGTGCGCTACGGCGGCGACGACCGCGCCGCGCGCACGGCCTTCGCCGCGCTCGCCACCACCGCGTACCAGCTGACCACCACCGACGGACGCCCGGTCGACTCGCTCTTCGCCCGCCGGCCCAGCCTCACCGCCTCCGTCAAGTCCGCCTTCGACACCGCCGGGTTCGACACCGCCTTCGCCGCCCTGCTCGATGTCGGCGCACCGCTGCGCGGCTCGGACGCGTACCGCTACGACCTCGTCGATCTCGCCCGGCAGGCACTCGCCGACCGGGGCCGGATCCTGCTGCCCCAACTGCACGACGCCTACACCGGCAAGGACGCCGCCACCCTCCGTACGCTGTCCGCGCTCTGGCTGAAGCTGATGCGGCTCGCCGACACGCTGGCCGGCTGCCACCAGGCGTTCCTGCTCGGTCCCTGGCTGGAGGAGGCGAAGCGCTTCGCCACCAGCCCGGCCGAGGCGGTGCAGTTGGAGTGGACGGCCCGCACTCTCATCACCACGTGGGGCGACCGCACCGCAGCCGACCACCTCAGCAACTACGCGAACCGCGACTGGCACGGGCTGCTCAGCGATGTCCACCTCCCGCAGTGGCAGGCGTTCCTGGACGAACTGGCGGCCGCGCTCGCCGAAGGACGGGACGCCAAGACCTTCGACTGGTTCCCGGACGAGCAGTCCTGGACCCACGGGACGCAGTCGTACCCCGTCAAGGCGACCGGCGACGCGTACCGCACAGCGCAGCGGGTGTACGACACCCTGGCCACGGCCCCGTACCAGGGCGCCGCCACCGTCTCCGCGCAGCCCGTCGCCTTCACCCCGGGCAGCACCGGCACGGTCACGGCCGGCTTCCGCAACCTCAACGGGCTGCGCGCGACCGGCCAGGTCGACTTCACGCTGACCGGCCTGAACGGCACACCGAAGGGCGGCACCTCCCTGAAGAGTGTCGGTCCTGGCGCGTCGGGCTCGGTCTCCTGGCTGGTCACCGCCCCCTCCGAACCGCTGACCACTCCGCTGCGCCCGATGCCGTACACCCTGCTGACCCGGTTCGGACCGCAGGGCGGGAAGCAGGTGGACGTGCGGGAGCGGAGCGCGGTGTACGTGGCCGCTCCGCTCGCCGCCGGGTGGCGGACGTACACCGGCAACGACGCCGTGTTCGGGCAGCTGGACGGACGGCTGGCGATCAACGGCGGCGGGCAGGACCTGTGGAAGGGCACCACCCAGTTCGGCACCGCGTTCCAGGCGGGGGCGATGACCGACGGTACCAGCGTGACCGTACGGGTGGACTCCCAGGACGACACCGGGAGCTGGGCCCGGTGCGGGATCGTCGTGCGCAACAGCCTGGCCACCCCGGGCTCTGCCGGGTTCCTGAACCTGGCGGTGACACCCGGCCAGGGCGTCGTGCTCTCGTACGACACGGACGGCGACGGAGCGCTGGACACCTACAAGCGCGTCACCGGGATCAAGGCACCGGTCGTGCTGCGGCTCACGCGGGCGGGCACCGCGTACACC